One part of the Ornithodoros turicata isolate Travis chromosome 2, ASM3712646v1, whole genome shotgun sequence genome encodes these proteins:
- the LOC135384637 gene encoding uncharacterized protein LOC135384637 gives MGKKISASLHKTLNTCRGVIAVSELIDVPVEEILENLKDQDVIDVRKIKIRKNGEYITTRNIVLTFDRPTLPTKLKVGYLSADVRPYIPNPLRCFRCNRFGHAADGCRGSACCARCGKSDHETKECKGPDCCVNCSSNHPSYSRSCTKWKYEKQVLHVKVTQNISYPEARKKVAPIFFEKSFATAVKQKVKLVTPYTQTEQSLLIETTTKDVQGGARPPPVPETPVASLTPTPLLSSQSTETTSMDCEDETSSERSFASTSSKVLQKNRASLSGSGSLPDISDKELAAARKKPTRPRVTPPTKNR, from the coding sequence ATGGGTAAAAAGATTTCAGCTTCCTTGCACAAAACACTGAACACTTGCAGGGGCGTCATCGCAGTATCAGAACTGATTGACGTGCCTGTGGAAGAAATCCTAGAAAACTTGAAGGACCAGGATGTCATTGATGTACGCAAAATCAAAATCCGTAAAAATGGGGAGTACATCACCACACGAAATATAGTACTGACTTTTGACAGGCCCACACTTCCAACAAAACTAAAAGTAGGCTACCTGTCAGCAGATGTCCGACCTTACATACCGAACCCGTTGCGCTGTTTtcggtgcaacaggtttggacATGCTGCAGACGGGTGCCGTGGCTCTGCCTGTTGTGCGCGATGTGGAAAGTCTGACCATGAGACTAAAGAATGCAAAGGGCCAGACTGCTGTGTCAACTGTTCTTCcaaccacccatcctactcgaggtcctgtacaaagtggaaatatgAAAAGCAAGTCCTGCACGTTAAGGTtacacagaacatcagttacccAGAAGCAAGGAAAAAAGTAGCTCCCATCTTTTTCGAAAAATCTTTTGCCACAGCCGTAAAACAGAAAGTGAAACTAGTAACACCGTACACACAGACCGAGCAATCGCTGCTGATAGAGACAACCACAAAAGATGTCCAGGGAGGTGCACGTCCACCTCCAGTCCCCGAAACTCCAGTGGCGTCCCTAACACCGACGCCACttctgtcctcacagtccacggagACCACATCCATGGACtgcgaggacgagacgagctctgagcgctccttCGCGAGCACGAGCTCCAAAGTCCTCCAAAAGAATAGAGCTAGTCTgtcggggagtgggtcactCCCTGACATATCTGACAAGGAGCTTGCGGCTGCGCGGAAGAAACCCACAAGGCCGCGGGTCACACCTCCAACAAAAAATAGGTAG